The Ahaetulla prasina isolate Xishuangbanna chromosome 13, ASM2864084v1, whole genome shotgun sequence genomic interval ttttgttttcttaaggAGATAGCCAGATTCCCAGCCTCACGGGGGAAAAGACAGGAAAGGCGAAAGAAGGCGGGGAAGTAAAAAGGGATAGATGTGGATTGATGATACAAAGTGATGACATCACACCTAGGATAAAACTAGCTGCCTACTTGCTTGGTTTATCCAAAATTTCTCAACCTCGGCGacgttaagatgggtggaattcaacccccatgctggctggggaattctgggagttgaagtccacccatcttaacgtCGCTGAGGTTAAGAAACCCTGGTTTTTATCTATCACGGGTCCGTATCTTAAGACACCCGACTCCCTTGGGAAGAGGTAGCCAAACTCCATCTCACGTGGGTCACGCAGGGAACTCATAACTTAGTTCAGGCTTTGAAGGAACGCGTGTGTTATTGCTCACATCGTAGGACACGTTCAAAGTGTCTGGTTTAATAAAAATACAACCTAGGGGAGGACTCGCACAACctggaaataataaaaatgcGTTTCAGGTCTCAGCTTTTCAAAAGGtttcagtcagtggtgggattcaattttttttactaccggttctgtgggcatggcttggcttggtgggcatggcaggggaaggatcctgtaaaatctccattccctccccactccaggggaaggatactataaaatctccattccctccccactccaagggaaggacactataaaatctccattccctccccactccaggggaaggatactataaaatctccattccctccccactccaagggaaggacactataaaatctccattccctccccactccagggggaaggttattgcaaaatccccatttcctcccgatcagctgggactcgggaggcagagactagatgggggcggggccagccagaggtggtatttaccggttctccaaactactcaaaagtttccgccaccggttctccagaactggtttgaacctgctgaaacccacctctggtttcggTATGCATGTGGGTCTCACGGTGTTATTTCATGATGCAGTGGCGATTCCTTAGTAATGGCGGAAAAGGGGCCGTGGTGTATCTCGCCCAGCTTCCTACAAATTGCTTTGCTAGCTTTTGGATTTTCTTTAGTCCTGGAGGAACAGCAGCTTACGTACCACTTACAACCACCgtcgagtccaacatttctgctgttaagagAGACctgggttaagtgagttttgcctccatCTTTCTTGCCCCGGCTGTTAAGCAAGTCACAcctgatttatgacctttttgccatgtcTAAGCAAACccttgcggttgttaagtgaatcacataggcGTTAAACTTCCCtccttgacttttgcttgtcggcCATAATTGGCACTCACACGATCCTACAACAGGTTGTCCATACATTGCCGGTTGCCAAGAGCTTGGATTCTGATCAAACGACCCCAGGGGACGCTGGAAGGATTGATCGTCAATGggctttttcagggctgttgttaactttgaacgaTTGCTAAAAACcaatggccgtaagtcgaggaccacctgtatttaaaCCCCCTTCCTGTTTTTTTAATGGACTTCCCTTGTCTCTAAACGTTGAAAGCTCTGAAGTTTGGAGCAGCTGAAtgtgctgttttgtttttttcttggatttagacgttggaggggggagggaaaaatgTCCTTTTTCAGCAAAAATGCAGGAAGCTAGAAGGATTATGCTCGTTTTTCAGCTACACTGTGGCTATCTCTTGCATTGCAGAAGAGAAAAAACAGATGCTCTCCAAAGGAACCAGAAAGCACCATATCTCTGCACTATTGGGGGGCGTTGAAATCTAGATCAGGACTTCAGATCTTCCCACTAGAATGTGACAATTTTGCTAGGAACCTCGAGGTATTTTAATTTCCACCACTGCTTCAAGGCTCGGTTGAACCAACTTCACGTCCCTCAAGGGAACAAGGATTGTCTGAAattgtagagggtttcctgcttgagcaggcgggttggactagaagaccttcaaggtcacttccgactccgttattctgttatttttgccCACACCCCTGGAAgctttaaagcagcggttctcaatctgtgggtcgcgaccccattggggggtcgaatgacgatttgccaggggtcgcctaacaccatcggaaatatgggaagtatacttgcgagtcgaagaatcgcactccaatggttgactccacaagccagctgcaggctcttcaaatcactagccgaacaggggcgatgaattaaaaaagagagaaatctttgctctgatgtctccctctgaagccagctgcaatcactcccaatcactagcctaatctggcttcaggcgcgataaacttcataggggaggagtctccgctttaatgcctccgtcctcaaggcaatcgcaagcagttcagatcgctagccaatacggcttcaggagcgataaattcaaaacgaaaataattttatggttggggtcgccacatcatggggaattgtattaaaggggtcacagcactataaagattgagaaccactgctttaaagaaAGAGATTGACAGGAAAATCCCCTTTTGTCTTCTCATCCTTATTTTGTGTCACGATCTCATctgaaatcccaaaggtgctgctTTTTGttctcaagagacaactggactttcttggttttggttcttcgaagacgtttcgcttctcatccaggaagcttcttcagctctgactggatggtggggaacggaaggatttatattcctggcagacagctggtcctttgcatcctttttaagagAGTCGtggaggccgcttggaggtttgtctgtgttcaCCCTGaggaaatccttccatttccacacacaccccatccagccagaagaagctgaagaagctgtttgaatgagaagcgaaacatcttccaaaaaaaaaaaaaacaccaaaaaaacaaacaaaccagaaggtccaattgcctcttgaaaaaaaaacacctttgggacaaccatgacctggatgatggagaattctCCATCTGAAGCTTCCTTAGAGGAGAACCTGAGTGGGTACAACCCCGAAGACTGAAATACTCCAGATTGtaatgggagggggaaaaaagagggggTGCCCCTACTGAGAAAAGACCGTTGAAGGCCAATCTGGGTGTGGAATCTCtccattggaaaaaaaacaaacaatttaGTTAGCTGGAAGCGAAAGACGTCATGATCGCCACGTTATCGCTTCCGCATCGATCCCGTGACTCTTTTCCAACCTCTCGCTCCGTGTAGTAAAATATTCTATAAAAGAAAGTGACTGAAAATCTATAGCTCTAAGAATACCTGGttatcttgtgtgtgtgtgtgtgtgtatcgcccttgttcttatttttatctcgTTATTAAACTCAAAGAAACCGAGGCGCATCAACGTTTGCTGGGACCTGAAAAGCGGAACATGAAAGAAAAGGGGCTCtgtgaaatggaaggaaagaaggccgGGGCAGAAGAGAGGGGTGGGAGAAGGAGTATCTCACAAGTTGGAAGGCAGTTTTGAGCGGATGGGCTCTTGCTCCCCACTCAGCTGTAGAGATCCTTTCCTTTCGGCAGAGGGCATAGAGGAGGAGATGGCAAATGCTGGAGGTTGGGGCAGAGAACCTGAGGATGTCTGGCGTGGTAGAGTGACCCGTCCTGGCCCCGAACAATATGGCTTCCCCAGAGGTCTGGGGCCTCCCCCGATGTCACTGccattgcctcctcctcctcctcctcctccggagaACGAGGAGAAGCTAGAAACAGACTCCCGGGAGGAGGAATGCGGGCTTGAAGTCTGCGCTGCTTCGTGGGGAAGAGACGGTTGAGAGGCGGAGATCAACTTGAGGTCCTGGGTTAATCGTCCTGGCAAAACCAGTGGCCGACTCCAAGGTTGGAGCACCTGGGGAGGTAAGCTGGAGGTCTGAGGCAGGAGCAAAGAGCCTTGAGAACCCAGCGCCCCAGACGGGCTGCGCTGGAAAGTCCTGGGGGGCAGGCTTTGACTGGGAGGGCTAAGGCCTGATGGTAGGGGGTACAAGGGTGGGGGTACAGGACCTGGCTTTGGGGGAGACAGGGAAGCGAAGGAGGACCGTTCCTGGTGCAACTGAGCAACAGTGGCCGGCTCAGCGGAAGGGCCTAATGCACTTGGCTGGGTGGGGCCGGAGGCAGGAGGGGGGCCTCCTGAGGCCTGGGACAACTGGCGTAAGCCAGAGGAGGGAGAACTGGATGAAGGGGGCAACTGGAAGTTGTTGGTCCCTCCAGTTCCTGAGAGCTGCAACAGCTGCCCTGTGGAGTGGGGCCTGCCCGTAGGTTGCAAGCGGCTGCAAGGACTAACGGGGGAATTTGAAGAGAGTTGAGGGAATGAGGTGGGAGCGGTGGCTGGGGGCGAACTCGGAGGAGCCTTCTGGAATGGGCCAAAGCTGGTGTCTGAAGCCTGTTGCCGAGCGGCCCCTTCTGTCAAATCCAGCGGCCCAGGACACAGCTGCTCCAGTCCAGCAGATGTTGGGCTGCCCAGGTTTTGCTGCGTCGACCCAGCGGACGGAGAGCTGGCCAAGGACCGGTGCAACGGACCCAGGGTGGCTGACGCGGTAAACCCAGCCAGCTGCTGGatctgaaaggaggaggaggaaagggtttCCATCCCTGGCGTGTGCTGTTGGGATGGCGTGCTCGATGGGGAACCCACGATGGAAGGTCCGGCAGAAGACACCAAGGAATGGAGCCTCCTCAAACGCCTCGGAGTCTGGCTTTGCGTCTGCCCCAGAGAACCCAGAACAGAGACCGGAGGGCGGAAAATGGCGGTGGGAAGGCGTGGGTGGTGAGTCAGCGCTATTGCTACCGAAGTGGTGGCAGCGGCGGCCTGCAGAGGAGCCTGGATCAGCGGGGTCCAAATTACAGGCGTGGGAgttgatgctgctgctgctgttgccgctTGGACGTTGTGGGCACAGTGGGCCATTTCTCGGTCATGCTGCACAATTTGTTGGATGATCTCGTTCTCCTGGTAGTTGAAGACACCCGAGTTGAGGTCATGTTGGACCTTATGGAGAAGGATGGAGTTCTTCTTacctgaaaggaagaaagaggacaaTGAGGAGCTTTCTTGAGGAGCCACTAACCAGATAAGACACCAGGGGTGGCTCTTCTCCCCCATCTCAGTCAAGCTTCCTCTTCTGCAGAAGATTCATTTCCATTGGAAATCAGAATAGGGATACAAAAGCCACAGGTTTACAGGTTACAATACATCTGTCAACCTTGAAGCttgcctgactgaggccatcttgAGACTTCAGTGGTGACACACCGGAggcgagggatagggagggggaatagagatagttggggagATGTGGTCAAAACAAAATACGTTCTCttgggaatcaaggacattcctgcaggtgctcggaaggaggggactggagtcacctagcgactggacagtatcctgattggacaaggtgactgattgttttgagaaagtgacaaacttttaattaggtgaaaaccatgagaatattcagagtcggttttcaccagcctgtgccaatatgacatatccaataaacctattctttgaggaatttgcctgcctcagagttttgtttgctatgggtatgtgacttggaaccctgacaatatcaTTGATTATAATTGTTGGAGGTCCTCAGAAGAAGACTAGAGCCCCTGAGCCCTACTGATGAACTTCCTGAGAACATTTGGGTGGAAATAAGATGCAAGACCAGGTGGTCTTTCAGCCATAATCAGTAGAACTTTTCTTCATAATCTTGTCTCATGTCCTTCTCTGCATCTCACATGCTCCAAGATGCCACATTAATGCTCTCCTAACCTGATCTGtgctgaagaagaaaagaagaatggaggcCAGGGAATCATTTGGAGATGGGACCCTCAACCTTAGATGGCTTTTAACACCCACAGCAGCAATAACAGAAGTGACCCTCCAGTATTCAGTCTAGTATCTTCTGAATACCagatctctgtctctctgtctctctgtgtactTACCAATGCGATCCAACCTATCCAGTGCCACCGTTTCGAAGGCCCTCCTCATCATGGGATATTCCTCTAATACTTCATTGAAATTGTCCACCGACAGCGAGTAGAGGCGGCAGTACGTGTCGGCTCTCACGCTGGCTGTGCGCCGACCACGAGTCAGCAGGCAAATttctagaagaaaagaaatacctTGGCTATTTTGTGGTACGGACACCTGGCTTTTCAGAGGCCTATAAGCAAGGGCGAGTAATCTAGTAATAGTCATAAGTAGTACGTAGTAGCTTGCTACATTTAGAGGCTAGGAGCATACAAATCAGAGATTCAATCAAACAACTAAGCACTGAAAACTTCAATGaaagatcagaatagagctggaagggaccttggaggtcttctagtcccgccctctgctcaagcaggagacctcataccatttcagacaaatgactgtccagtctcttcttaaaaacctccagtgatgaagcacccaccatGTCTGAAGGCATGGGCTCTCACCTTGTACCTGTGGGagacctattttttttacttatgcatAAATAGATATTAAttccaaatgtctatggagattctcagtcatccaagtcatggttgtcacaaaggtgcctttttttcttttaaaaaagatctaataaaagtgcagagaagagcaacaaagatgattagggattgGAGGTTAAAACACGTGAAGaatgattgctggaattgggtatgtctagtttaatgaaaagaaggactaagggagacatgatagcagtgttccaatatctcagaggctgccacaaagaagagggggatcaacctattatccaaagcacctgaaggcaggacaagaagtaatgggtggaaacgcatcaaggagagaagcaacctaaaactaaggaggaatttcctgacagttagaacaattgggaTCTTTGTTTTTGCTATAACCAAGAGAGGGAAATATGTTCCTGTACCTCCAAAATAGGAACCATCGGCCAGTTTGGTCTCCTTGTTGCCTTTGGTGAGCACACTCACCACCCCATGTTGGATGAAGTACATCTTCTTCCCAATGGTGCCCTCTCGGATGATGTAGTCCCCTGGCTGGAAGACCTCAAAACGCAACTTGGTCAGCATGGATGTGACAAAATTGGGGTCGGCGTTGGCGAATAGAGGCATGGAAGCCACCAGTTTCCTGCAGTTAAAGTTGATGATCTCCTAACCCCAACAGAAGCAGAAACATCCTGTGAGATACGGGGAATTTTAGCCGAACGTTTAAATAAGGCTCCTTGGCCTCTTCTCCCTCTGTCATCTACGGGAGGTTCTTGCTTCATCACCCAGTAGATTAATCAACCTGAACACATTACGGATAAATTGATTAATCTGTTCTTCTCATATGGGAAGCAGCTCTATTGTTTCAGGCCCTCGGCAGTTTCAAGCTCTTTCAGCGCCTTTGGCCTccatcctctctgagcttggtgggtttctcTCTGACGGTTCATTAcccaactaccatatttttcatacCATATTCATATaaaatgctccggactataagatgaaacctaccttttttggggaggaaaacaagaaaaaacaaatctgcctctgcctcccagcatccatccggtattcatctggcccgtTTGCTGCAGCCTGTTTGCTGCGGCCGGTTTGCCACCACTCGTTCGCCGCCACCCATTTGCTGCCACAGCACGTTCGACACCGCCTGTTTGCCGCCACAGTGGCTCGTTTGCTGCGGCCCGCTCGCCACCACTGCGGCCCGTTCGCCACTGCTGCCGTGGCCCATTCTAGGACAGCTGATCGGCGCCGCaccaactcccctccccccactgcaaCATTCgctatataagatgcaccaaaattttcatccacttttagggggtaaaaaaagtgtgtcttatactccaaacaaTACGGTAAGTAGCATCACCAttagaaacgtcttcaagaaaccatcaagctcagagagcaccaaggaccccacagtcgtcgtcgtcctcctcctcctccattccataAACCGTGCCCCCTTTAGCATTGatcatgttatctagttgggtcctgaaacatcttcaagaaagccaccaagctcagagagcacccaggagcccacaattcaaccctgagctacaaaggtACCTTTGACTTATGCTTCCTTCATCTTTATACTGCTCACCTCTTTCAGGGGCTCACTTAGTTCTCCCAAGATGCTCTCCTCATCGAACATCTTGCCCTGGTACCGATGTTCATAGTAGTCATGGATTCTCTGGCGCATCTCGGCTGGGAGTTTGTGGAAAGACATGTATTGCTCGA includes:
- the HCN4 gene encoding potassium/sodium hyperpolarization-activated cyclic nucleotide-gated channel 4, which codes for MDRLPPSMRKRLYSLPQQIAPKASLMDEEEEEEGGGDGGGGGGCKDARRKSIRLHPLSPSAAAGASVDPSRPDPASRASEGGPAESAEATAGGLGRPSAKSSTNGDCRRLKGSRSSLAGRHPHDSGEGRRLIGHEGEAASPGDERSPPGLADAPTAAAASSSSSTPAAAPRQDAPPDAAFVKVEGTGALGDQISPDDELQLGQAGFMQRQFGALLQPGVNKFSLRMFGSQKAVEREQERVKSAGFWIIHPYSDFRFYWDLTMLLLMVGNLIIIPVGITFFKDENTTPWIVFNVVSDTFFLIDLVLNFRTGIVVEDNTEIILDPQRIKMKYLKSWFVVDFISSIPVDYIFLIVETRIDSEVYKTARALRIVRFTKILSLLRLLRLSRLIRYIHQWEEIFHMTYDLASAVVRIVNLIGMMLLLCHWDGCLQFLVPMLQEFPGDCWVSLNRMVNDSWGKQYSYALFKAMSHMLCIGYGQQAPVGMSDVWLTMLSMIVGATCYAMFIGHATALIQSLDSSRRQYQEKYKQVEQYMSFHKLPAEMRQRIHDYYEHRYQGKMFDEESILGELSEPLKEEIINFNCRKLVASMPLFANADPNFVTSMLTKLRFEVFQPGDYIIREGTIGKKMYFIQHGVVSVLTKGNKETKLADGSYFGEICLLTRGRRTASVRADTYCRLYSLSVDNFNEVLEEYPMMRRAFETVALDRLDRIGKKNSILLHKVQHDLNSGVFNYQENEIIQQIVQHDREMAHCAHNVQAATAAAASTPTPVIWTPLIQAPLQAAAATTSVAIALTHHPRLPTAIFRPPVSVLGSLGQTQSQTPRRLRRLHSLVSSAGPSIVGSPSSTPSQQHTPGMETLSSSSFQIQQLAGFTASATLGPLHRSLASSPSAGSTQQNLGSPTSAGLEQLCPGPLDLTEGAARQQASDTSFGPFQKAPPSSPPATAPTSFPQLSSNSPVSPCSRLQPTGRPHSTGQLLQLSGTGGTNNFQLPPSSSSPSSGLRQLSQASGGPPPASGPTQPSALGPSAEPATVAQLHQERSSFASLSPPKPGPVPPPLYPLPSGLSPPSQSLPPRTFQRSPSGALGSQGSLLLPQTSSLPPQVLQPWSRPLVLPGRLTQDLKLISASQPSLPHEAAQTSSPHSSSRESVSSFSSFSGGGGGGGGNGSDIGGGPRPLGKPYCSGPGRVTLPRQTSSGSLPQPPAFAISSSMPSAERKGSLQLSGEQEPIRSKLPSNL